Within Spinacia oleracea cultivar Varoflay chromosome 4, BTI_SOV_V1, whole genome shotgun sequence, the genomic segment CTATGGGAAATGCCCTTATCGATATGTATGCCAAATGTGGGGAGCTTAAGGAAGCCATTCGTGCTTTTGATCAAATGGAAGAAAAGAATGTTATTTCATGGTCATCTTTGATTGATGGATATGCTAAGCATGGCTATGGACATGAGGCAATGTCGTTATATAGGAAGATGGAACATGAGGGTCTCAAGCCAAATGATGTGACATTCTTGTCTATTCTATTTGCTTGTAGTCATGCAGGGTTAATTAAGGAAGGATGGGAATGCTTTAATAATATGGTTGACAAACATAATATTTCCCCAACTGAAAAACACTATTCATGCATGATTGATGTATTAGCACGAGGTGGCCAATTAGAGGAAGCTTTTAATCTAATGCAAAAGATGAATATTCAACCCAATGCATCTCACTGGGGAGCAATTCTTGGTGCCTCCAAAGTCCATGGAGATATATGTCTTGGAAAATTAGCAGCAAAACATCTTTTTAATTTGGATACCAAAAATTCTTCTAACTATGTTGCTTTGGCTAGTATATATGCTGCATCAGGTTTGTGGAATGATTCATGGGATACACATAAATTGATGGAAGAGAATAACTTGAATAAGAATCCTGGCTGCAGTCTTGACTTGTCCCAAGAGAAGAGAACAGAGCTTCTGCAAAGCTGAAAACAGTTGAAGACAAAATACGACTACTTCTCTCAAAAAAGATGACACTGTAGTGGGTCTTGTAGTGGTTATTACTGGTTAACTGGTGAAAAATAGAAGTTGCTTCTGTCAACGATAACATTATGATCAAGAATCTGTGGTTCAACTTGTAAGATCGTGCTTTTCCATGATTGCCTTTGCCAGATTGAGGTGATTTCTATTTCAATATTGCTTTCCCATTGAATTACCCTTCCCTTGAACCCTGTCTTAGAGTCATAAGCTTTTTATTTTCAAATGCAAGGTCGATCTGTTCATGGGACAAATATATGGGAATCACTTTACAACAAGAACTTAAATTTCTTTAGCCTTcaaaaatatcatatgtatGTTACTATTTTAGGGCACATGTGATTATTTTCTATTTGTGAGTTCCATCTGTGTAACTGTGTTGTATAACTTGTATTCAGGACATAATATGGAGGAATGATGAATTGAGGAGCTGCTGACAAGAGTAGACAAAATCAATCTTGCGTTTGATAAGTACCTCAGGTAATATCTAGCTTTCCTCTGTTTTCTGATTGAGTAAAAGCACTTGAATATATGTGTGCATAAAATTCTGCTAAAATAGAACAAATGGTATATTGTCGACATCATTATTTTTGCAAAATTGTGGTTTGGGCGAAAGTTGACATCAAATAGCATAGGCTGCATAGCATATATAAAAGGAAACAATGGCAATTTTCCCTTGTTGCCTCTGCAATTCTAATTATTCGTTCATGCTTGATTGGTGGTTTAGCTGAATATGCTAGTTAGGGACAATCAAGGAAACTGTGTTTCACAATCTTTCAAAAATCAGAAGAAaattattatcttttatttatttatcttaCCCTTTCTTGGATGCTCTCTGTGTTTTTGGTGCATAAGAGGGCCAaataccaaacaaaatttattctATAGCAGTAAGATGTGGCTTaaaaaaacctagaaattttTCAAACAAAACTCTCCTAAATATTGTTTGAAAATAACATTGTCAAAGAATTCCAATCTGCAGGAATTTTAATGAACTGAATTACATGTAAATTTTACACAGTTGGGGCGTGCGTTCAGCACCCAGGAAAAATTACAAAGAAAACCAGAGACTAGTATACTTCTTCCTACAAGATTTAAAGCTAAAGTTCACGGTAAGATCAgatgacaaacatttttttttttttacaattcaAATTCACCTTGTACAGTTTTCAGGACAGCTATCCTTTCTGCTAAATCATCAAAGTCTGGCATCCTAGGATGTACATCATTGACATATGAAgaagatcttacatgttttTTTGTCACAGTTTTTTGTGATTCAGACTGTTGCTGACCAAGTTCCTTAATTACTGGAGATGATGGTTGATCATTTTCAGAGAAAAAGTATCTTCTTCTACCTGGAGGTGGCGGCAACTCAAATTTCGGTGTTCCAGTATCTTCTACTCTTGCTGCAGCTTGAGAACTTTCTGGTACCTTCTTTTTCTGAAAATTTGGCAAAAGTTTATCAAGTTttgcttcttcttcttcttcttctccatcATGATTTAGATCAATATCAGGTCTCCTTGATTCTGTAACCCTCGCACTTAAAGTTCCCCTTGGATCAGTCTCATGTTCAGCATTGCTGTTTGTGCAATTTGCACTCGTTGATGGCTTCAAGAACTTTGTTCTCACTGATCTTGGTCTTGCCTTAACACTACCAGTTGAGTCATCAACCTCATTCTTCTGTTTTCTATCATCATTTGTATCATTATTTGATACAATATAAGGAGAAGGAACGATTCTATTAGTGAACGGCTTTCTATAATAAGCATTTTCTGGAATTTGCTCTTCTTGTGTACTATTTTTTGCCTCCTGTAATTTTTCTGCAACATTTTCTTTCAGTCCTGTGCAAGAGTTGCGCCTTCTTGATTTAACTGCAAGAGTTTTCACTTCATTATTAATCTGTCTGGCATTATTATCAACCTGCTTTCCTTTCACAAGATCCGTAGTGGACTTGTTTCTGAACAATGGTTGACCATCACTACCCGTGTTTGCAGAGGTAATATTTGCAGGCTTTCCCTGAAAAT encodes:
- the LOC110786588 gene encoding uncharacterized protein isoform X1; protein product: MLDGIFRSNFRSKCKSSLNRTKTRLEVIKKRRNAMQKFLKKDIAELLKSNLDRNAYGRKTGVSYLAFIWRRLEWANVISMAEGLYMELNLSSCYGYVEQCCATIAENLKEMHRQSQCPESCRVAVASVIYAAARFSDLPELRDLRNQFYEKYGKDLEPFTSKEFMENLMARPPTTLMKLQLMQEIAQEFSVPWDPMQLEQQLQSPGLSKGKPANITSANTGSDGQPLFRNKSTTDLVKGKQVDNNARQINNEVKTLAVKSRRRNSCTGLKENVAEKLQEAKNSTQEEQIPENAYYRKPFTNRIVPSPYIVSNNDTNDDRKQKNEVDDSTGSVKARPRSVRTKFLKPSTSANCTNSNAEHETDPRGTLSARVTESRRPDIDLNHDGEEEEEEAKLDKLLPNFQKKKVPESSQAAARVEDTGTPKFELPPPPGRRRYFFSENDQPSSPVIKELGQQQSESQKTVTKKHVRSSSYVNDVHPRMPDFDDLAERIAVLKTVQGEFEL
- the LOC110786588 gene encoding uncharacterized protein isoform X2, producing MLDGIFRSNFRSKCKSSLNRTKTRLEVIKKRRNAMQKFLKKDIAELLKSNLDRNAYGRAEGLYMELNLSSCYGYVEQCCATIAENLKEMHRQSQCPESCRVAVASVIYAAARFSDLPELRDLRNQFYEKYGKDLEPFTSKEFMENLMARPPTTLMKLQLMQEIAQEFSVPWDPMQLEQQLQSPGLSKGKPANITSANTGSDGQPLFRNKSTTDLVKGKQVDNNARQINNEVKTLAVKSRRRNSCTGLKENVAEKLQEAKNSTQEEQIPENAYYRKPFTNRIVPSPYIVSNNDTNDDRKQKNEVDDSTGSVKARPRSVRTKFLKPSTSANCTNSNAEHETDPRGTLSARVTESRRPDIDLNHDGEEEEEEAKLDKLLPNFQKKKVPESSQAAARVEDTGTPKFELPPPPGRRRYFFSENDQPSSPVIKELGQQQSESQKTVTKKHVRSSSYVNDVHPRMPDFDDLAERIAVLKTVQGEFEL